A genome region from Leifsonia sp. Root112D2 includes the following:
- a CDS encoding hemolysin family protein produces MSDWAGIAWLVVLLLVNAFFVASEFAVISARRSQIEPLAERGKRSAKTALWAMEHATLMLATTQLGITICSLLILNVSEPAIHHLLEAPLNLTGLPPAAIGVISFIVALLLVSFLHVVFGEMVPKNISFSVPDRAALILATPLVWFARIVKPVIVALNASANGVLRLFRVQPKNEAASTFTLDEVATIVDRSTREGVLTDRSGALTAAFEFSEKKVRDVAVDVHKLVTLAARATPADVERQVTRYGFSRYVTLDEAGAPTGYLHLKDVLDLEDTGYELPVPAKRIRKLVPVFAESDLEDALAIMRRSGLHLARAFDAEGETVGVLFLEDIIEELVGEVQDATRRR; encoded by the coding sequence ATGAGTGACTGGGCAGGAATCGCCTGGCTTGTCGTGCTGCTGCTCGTCAACGCCTTCTTCGTCGCATCCGAATTCGCCGTCATCTCGGCCCGGCGCTCGCAGATCGAACCGCTCGCCGAGCGTGGCAAGCGCAGCGCGAAGACGGCGCTGTGGGCGATGGAGCACGCGACACTCATGCTCGCCACGACGCAACTGGGCATCACCATCTGCTCGCTGCTGATTCTCAACGTCTCAGAGCCGGCGATTCACCACCTGTTGGAGGCGCCGCTGAATCTCACCGGCCTGCCGCCGGCAGCGATAGGGGTCATCTCCTTCATCGTTGCCCTGCTGCTGGTGTCGTTCCTGCACGTGGTCTTCGGCGAGATGGTGCCCAAGAACATCTCGTTCTCGGTTCCCGACCGGGCCGCGCTCATTCTCGCCACGCCGCTGGTGTGGTTCGCGCGCATCGTCAAGCCCGTCATCGTGGCCCTGAACGCCTCGGCGAACGGCGTGCTGCGGCTGTTCCGGGTGCAGCCCAAGAACGAGGCGGCAAGCACTTTCACCCTTGACGAGGTGGCCACGATAGTCGATCGGTCCACCCGCGAGGGCGTGCTCACCGACCGTAGCGGCGCCCTCACTGCGGCGTTCGAATTCTCCGAAAAGAAGGTGCGCGACGTTGCGGTCGACGTGCACAAGCTGGTGACGCTGGCTGCGCGGGCCACCCCAGCCGACGTCGAGCGCCAGGTGACACGTTATGGTTTCTCGCGCTACGTCACGCTCGACGAGGCCGGTGCGCCGACCGGCTATCTGCACCTCAAGGATGTGCTCGACCTGGAAGACACCGGGTACGAGCTGCCGGTGCCGGCCAAACGCATCCGCAAGCTCGTGCCGGTGTTCGCCGAGAGCGACCTCGAAGATGCCCTGGCCATCATGCGTCGCTCGGGGCTGCACCTGGCCCGTGCCTTCGACGCCGAAGGCGAGACGGTCGGCGTGTTGTTTCTCGAGGACATCATCGAAGAACTCGTCGGTGAGGTGCAGGATGCGACGCGCCGCCGATAG
- a CDS encoding multifunctional oxoglutarate decarboxylase/oxoglutarate dehydrogenase thiamine pyrophosphate-binding subunit/dihydrolipoyllysine-residue succinyltransferase subunit, which translates to MSSQLTGVGTDEGSSGEFGANEWLVDELYEQFIVDKNSVDKSWWPILENYKPTVADDSVAEPSSNAETPSNAEPAQARTASATTPAAEAPAATPAEAHPATAPTPVLGTQPVARTTSVAPKPQPVPADAPITAPQPVVKDTAAEVEEPQDKATPLRGMAKSLASNMDASLTVPTATSVRTIPAKLMIDNRIVINNHLKRARGGKISFTHLIGWALVQALKQFPSQNVFYAEVDGKPSTVAPAHVNLGIAIDLPKPDGTRALLVPSIKRADTMEFGEFLAAYEDLVARARANKLTATDFAGTTISLTNPGGIGTVHSVPRLMKGQGCIIGAGALEYPAEFQGASDHTLTGLAIGKTITLTSTYDHRVIQGAGSGEFLKIVHELLIGQRGFYESIFAALRLPYEPIHWAPDISVDLASAVDKTARVQELINSFRVRGHLMADIDPLEYVQRSHPDLDIATHGLTFWDLDREFVTGGFGDKRQMLLRDILGVLRDAYCRTIGVEYMHIQDPAQRRWFQQKVERGYQKPTHDEQLRILGKLNEAEAFETFLQTKYVGQKRFSLEGGESTIALLDTILQGAAEAELDGVAIGMAHRGRLNVLTNIAGKTYGQIFREFEGTQDPRTIQGSGDVKYHLGTEGTFKGANGEEIPVYLAANPSHLEAADGVLEGIVRAKQDRRPAGTFLTLPILIHGDAALAGQGIVVETLQMSQLRAYRTGGTIHVNINNQVGFTTPPSEARTSVYSTDVAKTIQAPIFHVNGDDPEAVVRVAQLAFEYRQEFKKDVFIDLVCYRRRGHNEGDDPSMTQPLMYNLIEAKRSVRKLYTEALVGRGDITEEEYDEAHKDFQDRLERAFAETHAAQTNSIPIIPADGSAPSDLGQPEAQQASDSAVELDTTGIDTSVLSLIGDAFNNPPAGFTVHSKLKQLLAKRLEMSRNGNIDWAFGELLALGSLLVEGTPVRMAGQDTRRGTFVQRHAVLHDRENGQEWLPLANLSDNQARFWIYDSLLSEYAAMGFEYGYSVERPDALVLWEAQFGDFANGAQTVIDEFISSAEQKWAQRSSLVLLLPHGYEGQGPDHSSARIERYLQMCAENNMTVARPSTPASYFHLLRRQAYARPRKPLVVFTPKAMLRLRGATSNVEDFTSGRFEPVIDDARVTDKAAVKRVLIVAGKLYYDLLQALDKNPNPEIALVRLEQYYPLPGAALKATVDTYPNAELFWVQDEPENQGAWPYMILETSKLGPRPLGVISRSASASPSTGSAKVHAAEQSELIQRALSL; encoded by the coding sequence GTGTCGAGCCAGTTGACCGGAGTGGGAACCGACGAGGGATCATCGGGCGAGTTTGGGGCCAATGAATGGCTCGTCGACGAGCTGTACGAGCAATTCATCGTCGACAAGAACTCGGTGGACAAGTCGTGGTGGCCGATTCTCGAAAACTACAAGCCGACGGTAGCCGACGACTCGGTCGCTGAGCCCTCTTCGAACGCCGAGACGCCTTCGAACGCCGAGCCTGCCCAAGCGCGCACCGCATCCGCTACGACACCCGCTGCCGAAGCGCCAGCCGCCACGCCCGCCGAGGCGCATCCGGCCACCGCACCGACACCCGTGCTCGGCACACAGCCCGTCGCACGCACGACCTCCGTCGCCCCGAAGCCTCAGCCGGTGCCCGCCGACGCCCCCATCACGGCACCGCAGCCGGTCGTGAAAGACACCGCCGCCGAGGTCGAAGAACCCCAGGACAAGGCGACCCCGCTACGGGGCATGGCCAAATCCCTCGCCTCGAACATGGATGCCAGCCTCACGGTTCCGACCGCGACGAGCGTGCGCACCATTCCGGCCAAGCTCATGATCGACAACCGCATCGTCATCAACAACCACCTCAAGAGGGCACGCGGCGGCAAGATCTCCTTCACCCACCTCATCGGCTGGGCGCTCGTGCAGGCGCTCAAGCAGTTCCCGAGCCAGAACGTCTTCTACGCCGAGGTCGATGGCAAGCCATCCACCGTCGCTCCGGCGCACGTCAACCTGGGCATCGCCATCGACCTTCCCAAGCCGGATGGCACCCGGGCGCTTCTGGTGCCGAGCATCAAGCGTGCAGACACCATGGAGTTCGGTGAGTTCCTCGCCGCCTACGAAGATCTGGTGGCACGCGCGAGGGCCAACAAGCTCACGGCCACAGATTTCGCCGGTACCACCATCTCGCTCACGAACCCAGGCGGCATCGGAACGGTGCACTCGGTTCCGCGCCTGATGAAGGGCCAGGGCTGCATCATCGGTGCCGGCGCTCTCGAGTACCCGGCAGAGTTCCAGGGCGCGAGCGACCACACCCTCACGGGCCTCGCCATCGGCAAGACCATCACGCTCACCTCCACCTACGACCACCGGGTCATCCAGGGCGCGGGCAGCGGCGAGTTCCTCAAGATCGTGCACGAACTGCTCATCGGCCAGCGTGGCTTCTACGAGAGCATCTTTGCCGCGCTCCGGCTGCCGTACGAGCCGATCCACTGGGCGCCCGACATCAGCGTCGACCTGGCCAGCGCCGTCGACAAGACCGCACGCGTTCAGGAGCTGATCAACTCGTTCCGGGTTCGCGGCCACCTCATGGCCGACATCGACCCGCTCGAGTACGTGCAGCGCTCGCACCCCGACCTGGACATCGCCACCCACGGCCTCACCTTCTGGGATCTGGACCGCGAGTTCGTCACGGGCGGATTCGGCGACAAGCGCCAGATGCTGCTGCGCGATATCCTCGGCGTGCTTCGCGACGCGTACTGCCGCACCATCGGTGTCGAGTACATGCACATTCAGGACCCGGCGCAGCGACGCTGGTTCCAGCAGAAGGTCGAACGCGGCTACCAGAAGCCCACTCACGACGAACAACTGCGCATCCTCGGCAAGCTCAACGAGGCCGAGGCCTTCGAGACGTTCCTGCAGACCAAGTACGTCGGCCAGAAGCGCTTCAGCCTTGAGGGCGGCGAATCCACCATCGCGCTGCTCGACACGATTCTGCAGGGCGCGGCCGAAGCCGAGCTCGACGGGGTTGCCATCGGTATGGCCCACCGCGGCCGGCTCAACGTGCTCACCAACATCGCAGGCAAGACCTACGGCCAGATCTTCCGCGAGTTCGAGGGAACGCAGGATCCGCGCACCATTCAGGGCTCGGGCGACGTCAAGTACCACCTGGGCACCGAGGGCACCTTCAAAGGCGCAAACGGCGAGGAGATTCCGGTCTATCTGGCCGCGAACCCGTCGCACCTCGAGGCGGCCGACGGCGTGCTCGAGGGGATCGTGCGCGCCAAGCAGGATCGCAGACCCGCAGGCACCTTCCTCACCCTGCCGATCCTCATTCACGGCGACGCGGCCCTGGCCGGCCAGGGCATCGTGGTCGAGACCCTGCAGATGTCGCAGCTGCGTGCATACCGCACCGGCGGCACCATCCACGTGAACATCAACAACCAGGTCGGCTTCACGACACCGCCGTCTGAGGCGCGCACCTCGGTCTACTCGACCGATGTCGCCAAGACGATCCAGGCACCGATCTTCCACGTGAACGGCGATGACCCCGAGGCGGTGGTGCGGGTGGCGCAACTCGCCTTCGAGTATCGCCAGGAGTTCAAGAAGGATGTCTTCATCGACTTGGTCTGCTATCGCCGACGCGGGCACAACGAGGGCGACGACCCGTCGATGACGCAGCCGCTCATGTACAACCTCATCGAAGCCAAGCGCAGCGTTCGCAAGCTGTACACGGAGGCGCTCGTCGGTCGTGGCGACATCACCGAGGAAGAGTACGACGAGGCCCACAAGGACTTCCAGGATCGCCTCGAACGTGCCTTCGCGGAGACGCATGCGGCGCAGACCAACTCGATCCCGATCATTCCTGCCGACGGCAGCGCGCCCAGCGATCTCGGTCAGCCCGAGGCACAGCAGGCATCCGATAGCGCCGTCGAGCTCGACACGACAGGCATCGACACCTCCGTGCTCAGCCTGATCGGTGATGCGTTCAACAACCCGCCTGCCGGCTTCACGGTGCATTCGAAGCTCAAGCAGCTTCTTGCCAAGCGCCTCGAGATGAGCCGCAACGGCAACATCGACTGGGCGTTCGGCGAGTTGCTTGCGCTGGGTTCACTGCTCGTTGAGGGCACGCCCGTGCGCATGGCCGGCCAGGACACGCGTCGCGGCACCTTCGTGCAGCGCCACGCCGTGCTGCATGACCGCGAGAACGGTCAGGAATGGCTGCCGCTGGCCAACCTCAGCGACAACCAGGCGCGCTTCTGGATCTACGACTCGCTGCTCAGCGAATACGCGGCCATGGGCTTCGAATACGGCTACTCCGTCGAACGCCCGGATGCCCTCGTGCTGTGGGAGGCGCAGTTCGGCGACTTCGCCAACGGCGCACAGACCGTCATCGACGAGTTCATCTCCTCGGCCGAGCAGAAGTGGGCACAGCGCTCCTCGCTCGTGCTGCTGCTGCCGCACGGCTACGAGGGTCAGGGCCCCGACCACTCCTCGGCACGCATCGAGCGCTACCTGCAGATGTGCGCGGAGAACAATATGACCGTGGCCCGGCCCTCGACGCCGGCGTCGTACTTCCACCTGCTGCGTCGTCAGGCTTACGCCCGGCCGCGCAAGCCGCTCGTGGTGTTCACGCCCAAGGCGATGCTGCGTCTGCGCGGCGCAACCTCGAACGTCGAGGACTTCACCTCCGGCCGTTTCGAGCCGGTCATCGATGATGCACGCGTCACCGACAAGGCGGCCGTCAAGCGGGTGCTGATTGTGGCAGGCAAGCTCTACTACGACCTGCTGCAGGCGCTGGACAAGAACCCGAATCCCGAGATCGCGCTGGTGCGCCTGGAGCAGTACTACCCGCTTCCCGGTGCCGCGCTCAAGGCCACCGTCGACACGTACCCGAATGCGGAACTGTTCTGGGTGCAGGACGAGCCGGAGAACCAGGGTGCGTGGCCGTACATGATCCTGGAGACGTCGAAGCTCGGCCCGCGCCCCCTCGGCGTGATCTCGCGTTCGGCCTCGGCGTCACCGTCCACCGGTTCGGCCAAGGTTCACGCGGCAGAACAGAGCGAGCTGATCCAGCGCGCCCTGAGCCTGTAG
- a CDS encoding hemolysin family protein, whose amino-acid sequence MLGVGLVLTVGTGLFVASEFSLVNLDRADLEARRDRGETRLGMTIAALKITSTHLSSAQLGITLTTLLTGYTMEPAIGTLLSPPLRAAGLPVDAIPVVATTAAIVIATLVSMIIGELVPKNFALALPLATAKLAIPFQTVFTLVFRPTVAVLNGSANGVLRLLGIEPKEELSGARTAEELSSLVRRSASAGLLEADTATLLDRTLQFAGHDASDVMTPRPRVTSVKRGEPAQTVIDLARRTGYSRFPVVDEDVDDVVGVVHVKQAIAVPRDRRASVPVSALQTEALRVPETMPLDTLLGELRGRGYQMAVVIDEYGGTSGVATLEDLVEELVGEVADEHDRSRAGVVRGRDSMTFPGMLRPDELADRAGVAVPDDGPYETVAGFVMNELGRLPVIGDEVALGDGTLRVERLDGRRIDRLRYTPSVDADTPDAGGPASEIKGVRHE is encoded by the coding sequence ATGCTTGGCGTCGGCCTCGTTCTGACCGTCGGAACCGGGCTCTTCGTCGCATCCGAGTTCTCCCTGGTCAACCTCGACCGCGCAGACCTCGAGGCTCGGCGCGACCGCGGCGAAACCCGGCTGGGCATGACCATCGCCGCGCTCAAGATCACCTCGACCCACCTCTCCAGCGCGCAACTCGGCATCACCCTGACCACGCTGCTCACCGGCTACACCATGGAGCCGGCCATCGGCACCCTGCTTTCACCGCCGCTGCGCGCGGCAGGCCTGCCCGTCGACGCGATTCCGGTCGTGGCAACGACGGCAGCCATCGTCATCGCCACCCTGGTCTCCATGATCATCGGTGAGCTGGTACCCAAGAACTTCGCGCTGGCGCTGCCCCTGGCAACGGCGAAGCTCGCCATCCCGTTCCAGACCGTCTTTACTCTCGTCTTCCGGCCAACCGTGGCCGTGCTCAACGGCAGCGCCAACGGCGTTCTGCGCCTCCTCGGTATTGAGCCGAAAGAGGAGCTCTCCGGGGCGCGCACCGCCGAGGAACTCTCTTCCCTGGTGCGCCGATCCGCCAGCGCGGGCCTGCTCGAGGCCGATACCGCCACGCTCCTGGACCGCACCCTGCAGTTCGCCGGGCACGACGCATCCGATGTCATGACGCCCCGGCCGCGCGTGACCAGCGTCAAACGCGGCGAGCCCGCGCAGACCGTGATCGACCTGGCCAGACGAACCGGCTACTCCCGTTTTCCCGTCGTGGATGAGGACGTCGACGATGTCGTGGGCGTCGTGCATGTCAAGCAGGCCATCGCCGTTCCCCGTGATCGCCGCGCGAGCGTGCCGGTCTCCGCACTGCAGACCGAGGCGCTGCGCGTGCCCGAGACGATGCCGCTCGACACGCTTCTGGGCGAGCTGCGCGGCCGCGGCTACCAGATGGCCGTCGTGATAGACGAATACGGCGGCACCTCGGGCGTCGCCACGCTCGAAGACCTCGTCGAGGAACTCGTGGGCGAGGTGGCCGACGAACACGACCGCAGCCGCGCCGGCGTCGTGCGCGGCCGGGACTCCATGACCTTTCCGGGCATGCTGCGCCCCGACGAGCTCGCCGATCGCGCCGGCGTCGCCGTTCCAGACGACGGCCCGTATGAGACCGTCGCGGGCTTCGTCATGAACGAACTCGGCCGCCTTCCCGTGATCGGTGACGAGGTGGCCCTCGGCGACGGCACCCTGCGCGTCGAGCGCCTCGACGGCCGGCGCATCGACCGGCTGAGGTACACCCCCAGCGTGGATGCCGATACCCCGGATGCCGGCGGCCCGGCCTCCGAAATCAAGGGGGTGCGTCATGAGTGA
- a CDS encoding GuaB1 family IMP dehydrogenase-related protein encodes MQFYGTTPRHDLTYSDVFLVPSRSTVTSRLDVALAPDDGTGMTMPLVSANMNSVTGPRLAATMARRGGLGVLPQDMPLQDLDAAIRWVKDQPVAYDTPFILDPDATVADALRQVPAVEGHGIVVRDGDGGYLGCIPSARLATALVDARLGDLLHGAITSLDADDIPDARAAFDVMHEADIDFAPVLHHGQVIGTLSRRSALRATIYAPAVDANGRLRVAAAVGINGDVAGKAKALASAGVDVLVLDTAHGDQDSMREAIRAVKGLSLGLPIVAGNVVTDQAVRDLVEAGADILKVGVGPGAMCTTRMMTAVGRPQFSAVLETADAARELGAHVWADGGVRYPRDVALALAAGASSVMVGSWFAGTIEAPGELNTDATGRLYKESWGMASTKAVRERFGRLDAYELARKTLFAEGISSSTIYLDPLRPSVEDLLDMITTGLRSSFTYAGARSLAEFRDRALVGIQSAAGYEEGKPLPASW; translated from the coding sequence ATGCAGTTCTATGGAACGACACCGCGCCACGATCTGACCTACTCCGACGTCTTCCTCGTGCCCAGCCGCTCAACAGTGACGAGCAGGCTCGACGTGGCGCTCGCGCCCGATGACGGCACCGGCATGACCATGCCGCTGGTCTCGGCGAATATGAACTCGGTGACCGGCCCGCGCCTGGCTGCCACGATGGCCCGGCGGGGTGGCCTCGGCGTGCTGCCGCAGGACATGCCGCTGCAGGATCTGGATGCGGCCATCCGCTGGGTGAAGGATCAGCCTGTCGCATACGACACGCCGTTCATCCTCGACCCCGATGCGACGGTTGCCGACGCGCTGCGCCAGGTGCCCGCCGTGGAGGGCCACGGGATCGTCGTTCGGGACGGTGACGGTGGCTATCTGGGCTGTATCCCCTCGGCCCGGCTTGCGACGGCACTTGTCGATGCGCGCCTCGGCGACCTGCTGCACGGCGCCATCACCTCACTCGACGCGGACGACATTCCGGATGCGCGCGCGGCCTTCGATGTCATGCACGAGGCGGATATCGACTTCGCCCCCGTGCTGCACCATGGTCAGGTCATCGGCACGCTGAGTCGACGCAGTGCACTACGCGCCACGATCTATGCCCCGGCCGTCGACGCGAATGGTCGGCTTCGTGTCGCCGCCGCGGTCGGCATCAACGGCGATGTCGCAGGCAAAGCGAAGGCGCTCGCGTCGGCGGGTGTGGACGTGCTCGTGCTCGACACGGCGCACGGGGACCAGGATTCGATGCGTGAGGCGATCCGCGCGGTCAAGGGGTTGAGTCTCGGGCTGCCGATCGTCGCGGGCAACGTGGTGACCGACCAGGCCGTGCGTGACCTCGTCGAGGCCGGCGCGGACATCCTCAAGGTCGGTGTCGGCCCCGGGGCAATGTGCACGACGCGCATGATGACGGCCGTCGGGCGCCCACAGTTCTCGGCTGTGCTCGAGACGGCGGATGCGGCGCGCGAGCTCGGCGCGCACGTCTGGGCTGACGGCGGGGTGCGCTACCCGCGTGATGTGGCTCTCGCGCTGGCCGCCGGTGCGTCATCGGTCATGGTCGGTTCCTGGTTCGCCGGCACCATCGAGGCACCCGGCGAGTTGAACACGGATGCGACGGGTCGTCTCTATAAGGAGAGCTGGGGCATGGCGAGTACCAAGGCCGTGCGCGAGCGTTTCGGCCGCCTGGACGCGTACGAACTGGCCAGGAAGACGCTCTTCGCCGAGGGCATCTCGAGCTCGACCATCTACCTTGACCCGCTGCGGCCGTCTGTCGAAGACCTGCTCGACATGATCACGACAGGGCTGCGCAGCTCGTTCACCTACGCGGGCGCTCGCTCGCTGGCCGAATTCCGGGATCGCGCGCTCGTCGGCATCCAGTCGGCCGCCGGCTACGAGGAAGGCAAGCCGCTCCCGGCCAGCTGGTAG
- a CDS encoding NADH:flavin oxidoreductase/NADH oxidase has translation MSALFQPLTIRGTTFRNRLWTAPMCQYSVLEKNGVPTNWHLVHLGSIARGGSALVMAEATAVSAEGRISDQDTGLWNDEQRDAWAPIVEFIHSQGAAAGVQLAHAGRKASTWPGWGFERHDTMPVADGGWQTVSASADAFTGYDTPLALDAAGIDAVVADFEAAARRAIDAGFDVIELHAAHGYLLHQFLSPLSNHREDEYGGSLENRARLLLRLVASVRGVIGDDVPLFVRFSATDYSSGGWNEEQTAIVAGWAHEAGADLFDISSGGNVAEATIPLGPGYQVPFAAYVRNEAHVPVSAVGLITSPQQAEQIVAGGQADAVSLGRELLRDPHFALRAAHELGAEIEWPPQYERARPR, from the coding sequence ATGTCCGCCCTGTTCCAGCCGCTCACGATTCGCGGAACCACCTTTCGCAACCGACTCTGGACGGCGCCGATGTGCCAGTACTCCGTGCTCGAGAAGAACGGCGTGCCCACCAATTGGCATCTCGTGCACCTCGGCTCCATCGCTCGCGGCGGAAGCGCCCTCGTGATGGCCGAGGCCACAGCCGTGAGCGCCGAGGGACGCATCTCCGACCAGGACACGGGCCTGTGGAACGACGAGCAGCGCGACGCATGGGCTCCCATCGTTGAGTTCATCCACTCGCAGGGTGCTGCGGCGGGCGTGCAGCTCGCGCACGCCGGTCGCAAGGCCTCCACGTGGCCGGGCTGGGGATTCGAGCGGCACGACACCATGCCCGTCGCCGACGGCGGCTGGCAGACGGTGTCTGCGTCGGCGGATGCCTTCACCGGCTACGACACGCCGCTCGCCCTGGACGCAGCGGGCATCGATGCCGTCGTTGCCGATTTCGAGGCCGCAGCACGGCGTGCAATTGACGCCGGATTCGACGTGATAGAACTTCACGCGGCGCACGGCTATCTGCTGCACCAGTTCCTGTCACCGCTCAGCAACCATCGCGAGGACGAGTATGGCGGCAGCCTGGAGAACCGGGCCCGCCTGCTGTTGCGTCTCGTCGCATCCGTTCGGGGCGTCATCGGCGACGACGTGCCGCTGTTCGTGCGCTTCTCGGCCACCGACTATTCCAGCGGCGGCTGGAACGAGGAGCAGACGGCCATCGTCGCCGGCTGGGCCCATGAGGCCGGCGCCGACCTGTTCGACATCTCCTCCGGCGGCAATGTGGCCGAGGCGACGATTCCGCTCGGCCCCGGATACCAGGTACCGTTCGCCGCGTACGTTCGCAACGAGGCCCACGTGCCGGTGAGCGCTGTCGGCCTGATTACCAGCCCGCAGCAGGCCGAGCAGATCGTGGCCGGCGGGCAGGCGGATGCCGTGAGTCTCGGCCGCGAACTGCTGCGTGACCCGCACTTCGCACTGCGTGCCGCTCACGAACTCGGCGCCGAGATCGAGTGGCCGCCGCAGTACGAGCGGGCGCGCCCCCGCTAG
- a CDS encoding ADP-dependent NAD(P)H-hydrate dehydratase, giving the protein MTAQEQAEQWQRWGAEDARKWIAVPAADDDKYSRGVLGVLTGSSRFPGAAVLGVEAAVRTGVGMVRYLGAGTPTRLVMQRRPEIVTAGGRVQAWLAGSGMDAASRTSRESARIRSALAEGVPAVLDAGALELVGEASGALVITPHFRELSVALGGAGTDVDASSIAADPAGWAVRAAETLGVTVLLKGHTTFVASPGGRRLSSSTGPSWLATAGSGDVLGGILGALVATHADAIARDPETLAALAATAATLHGLAADRASAGGPIAALDIAETLPSTIAALLAG; this is encoded by the coding sequence ATGACAGCACAGGAGCAGGCCGAGCAATGGCAGCGATGGGGCGCTGAGGACGCGCGAAAGTGGATCGCCGTTCCCGCAGCTGACGACGACAAATATTCGCGCGGCGTTCTCGGCGTGCTCACCGGCTCCTCCCGTTTTCCGGGCGCCGCCGTTCTCGGCGTCGAGGCGGCCGTGCGCACGGGAGTGGGCATGGTGCGTTATCTCGGTGCGGGCACGCCGACCCGGCTGGTGATGCAGCGTCGCCCCGAGATCGTCACGGCGGGCGGGCGGGTACAGGCGTGGCTCGCGGGCTCCGGCATGGACGCCGCGAGCCGCACTTCTCGGGAGAGCGCACGCATCCGCTCGGCGCTCGCCGAGGGCGTGCCGGCCGTGCTGGATGCCGGGGCGCTCGAGCTCGTGGGGGAGGCATCCGGGGCGCTGGTCATCACCCCGCACTTTCGCGAACTTTCGGTGGCGCTGGGCGGTGCCGGCACGGATGTCGATGCCTCCTCGATCGCGGCGGATCCGGCCGGCTGGGCGGTGCGTGCCGCCGAGACGCTCGGCGTGACGGTGCTGCTCAAGGGGCACACAACGTTCGTCGCCTCGCCCGGAGGCCGACGCCTCAGTTCGTCAACGGGGCCGAGCTGGCTCGCCACCGCAGGCAGCGGCGATGTGCTCGGCGGCATTCTGGGGGCCTTGGTGGCCACGCACGCGGATGCCATCGCTCGCGATCCCGAGACCCTCGCCGCTCTTGCGGCGACAGCGGCAACGCTGCACGGTCTTGCCGCCGATCGTGCCTCCGCGGGCGGCCCGATCGCAGCCCTCGACATTGCCGAGACGCTTCCGTCGACGATCGCCGCGCTGCTGGCGGGGTGA
- a CDS encoding HAD family hydrolase: protein MGISIPGKVVVFDYGEVISEAPNAAERGTLLDLAGVASGTADEAAFWSAYDRHRDALDQGTLGIREYWGGIADELGAQFSPALIHRLWVVDFRSWLSIDAATLAVLTDLAEGGTRLALLSNAGRDFGSYFRFGALGELFEAVFVSGELGIIKPSAAIFELAMRELGITAGQTIFIDNKEVNVRGAEALGITGHVFTGADALRGFLTRLAE, encoded by the coding sequence ATGGGCATCAGCATTCCCGGCAAGGTCGTCGTCTTCGACTATGGCGAGGTGATCTCCGAGGCGCCGAATGCCGCAGAACGGGGCACGCTTCTCGACCTGGCGGGCGTCGCATCCGGCACGGCCGACGAAGCGGCCTTCTGGAGCGCGTACGACCGTCATCGCGACGCGCTCGATCAGGGCACGCTCGGCATCCGCGAGTACTGGGGCGGCATCGCCGACGAACTTGGGGCGCAGTTCTCTCCCGCGCTGATCCATCGGCTGTGGGTCGTCGACTTTCGCAGCTGGCTGAGCATCGATGCCGCGACGCTGGCTGTGCTCACCGATCTCGCAGAGGGCGGCACCCGGCTGGCCCTGCTCTCGAACGCCGGTCGCGACTTCGGCAGCTATTTTCGCTTCGGCGCTCTCGGCGAGCTGTTCGAGGCGGTGTTCGTGAGCGGCGAGCTGGGCATCATCAAGCCTTCCGCCGCCATCTTCGAGCTGGCCATGCGCGAACTCGGAATAACCGCAGGGCAAACGATCTTCATTGATAACAAGGAGGTCAATGTGCGCGGCGCCGAGGCGCTGGGCATCACCGGCCACGTTTTCACCGGTGCGGATGCCTTGCGGGGCTTCCTGACGCGGCTCGCAGAATAG